The sequence below is a genomic window from Sphingobium sp. EP60837.
TCAAGGCGGCCAGGCTGCGAGCGCGTGCGCTGTCATCGTCCGCCAGAGCGCGGGTGACGGTCAGCTTGCCCGACTGGCGGCGATTGTCGTCGCCGCGCTTGGCGCGTTCAGGCTTGGCAGGCTCGGGCCGCTTGATCGGGGTGACCGGCGTGAAGCGGCGCGGGGGCGGCGTGGCCGAAGTCGGCGCGGACGCCTGAGCAGCGCGCTGCTCAGGCGCTTCGGCTGTGGGCTGTTCCTCCGCCGGAGCGGGCGCAGGCTCGGCAGCCGGAGTCTCGGCGGGCGCTTGGGCTTCCTCCGTGACGCGGCGCGCGGCTTCCGCCTCCGCGGCTTCGGCGGCCAGGCGATTTTCCTCGGCCCGGCGCTTCTCTTCTTCAGTGGCGGCAAGGCGCTGCGCATCGTCGCGGCGGCGCGCTTCCTCCAGCGCGTTCATGCGCGCTTCCTCAGCCTCGCGCAGCAGCTTCGCCTGCAATTCCTGACGCGACATCAGGCTCTGCGGCGGGGCCGGGCGAGCCGGTGCGGCAGGCTGCGGCGCGCGCGCCTGGGGCTGCTGCGGCGCAGGGGGTGCGGCAACCGGCGCGGGGGTCGGATCAGGCTGCGGCGCAGGCGTGGGCGCGCCGGCTTCGCCCGGCTTCCCCAGGATGCGGCGCCGCTTCACCTCAACCACGACCGTATTCTTGCGGCCATGGCTGAACTGCTGCTGCACCTGGCCGGATTCGACGGTCCGCTTGATGCCCAGCGGCTTGCGGCCCAGAACCGGCTTGTCTTCCTTGCTGTCACTCATACGACTGAATAGTACCCTTCGCTTCATCCCGACCGGCAAGGCCCGTCGGCGCCTTATTCAAAATGCTGCCTCAGGCGCCCAGCGCATTGGCGGAGTCCTGCTCCCCATGCACCGGCGCTCCGGTAGCGCAACCCAGATAGCTTTCCAAGCGGCCTATGGCCGAACGCAGACGCGACGCCGCACGCGAGTCGGTCACTGCGATATGGACGACATTGTCCCGCCCCATTGCCATAGATAGGGCCTGTCGGTCCACAGGCAAGACGAGCCCGGCCAAATCGGTGCCTTCCGCCTCCTGCCCGACACGCAAAGCCTGGTCCAGCTTGCGATTGCCATCGGCCGCCGCATCGCTGGCGTGGAGCAGCAGCTTCACATCGCCCTTGCGGCAAGACACGTCAATTTTTTCTGAGCCCGTAAGAACCATGGAAGCCTTCGCCTCCAACCCCAGCCGATCTAGCAACGCCTTGCGCAGCCCGTCTTCGATAAGGACGGGCAGCGTGTCGGGGATCTGCAACTCGCCGGTCTTGAAGGCCCGCGCGAGCGCACCCTTGAGCTTGCCCTTGGCGAGAGCCTGCTCCAATTCAGCGCGAGCCACGCCAATCCACGCCCCTCTGCCGGGAGCCTTGGCGCGAATGTCGGGCAGCACCTTCCCCTCCGGCCCAACCGCCAGGCGGATTAGCATTTCCGGATCAGCGCGATCGCCGGACAGGATGCATTTGCGCTCGGTCATGGAACTAGCCCCTCCCTTTCAAGAGAGGGCTGGGGTGCGTGCGCATCGCGCGCCCGCAACCTCACCCAATCGCCGTTGCTGGCAATTGTTGTGCAATCGCACCCACCCCCTGCCCTTCCCTTGAAAGGAAGGGGTGAGGATGTCGCAGCGCTAAAAGTCGGCCTTAGCCTCTCATCGGGAAGTGACCGCAGCATTAGCGTCCTCCCCAGGCTTGGGCCCAGTTGCTTGAGGAGCGGG
It includes:
- a CDS encoding DUF448 domain-containing protein, which produces MTERKCILSGDRADPEMLIRLAVGPEGKVLPDIRAKAPGRGAWIGVARAELEQALAKGKLKGALARAFKTGELQIPDTLPVLIEDGLRKALLDRLGLEAKASMVLTGSEKIDVSCRKGDVKLLLHASDAAADGNRKLDQALRVGQEAEGTDLAGLVLPVDRQALSMAMGRDNVVHIAVTDSRAASRLRSAIGRLESYLGCATGAPVHGEQDSANALGA